The following coding sequences lie in one Rutidosis leptorrhynchoides isolate AG116_Rl617_1_P2 chromosome 4, CSIRO_AGI_Rlap_v1, whole genome shotgun sequence genomic window:
- the LOC139904663 gene encoding F-box protein At5g07610-like — protein sequence MHAVESNDDLLIEILLRLPVISLVLFRSVSKRWLSIINNPHFVTLLRQIIPKSEPVSGLYIQNPGAFFVYDFVPLDNRVDQSRYPFKLISRYDRRFGVIILQSCHGLLLCVGLHHYYVYNPTTSLFKKIPFCPIDKGTIRMAYDPTKSPHYKLVYARHRDYNRGLVRNNIRIYTYSSETGIWSDCGDRYWSKSSSEILKHGIYWTNAIHWVEGSNHNKLCLEDLAITSVQAPGENGCNHKLFESRGCLHSVCVCPHFSPDRGELKQLNVYEMSNEHSEWLIKYIVHLDEAKRSFPKFRVHPHKLVSIDVWCIALGEREEDSFMVIDLDGTIMQYKIMSNTLHKLPYSKPFRCYHPDSFQFIASSADV from the coding sequence ATGCATGCGGTCGAATCCAACGACGACCTTTTAATCGAAATCTTGCTCCGTTTACCAGTTATCTCACTTGTCCTATTCAGATCGGTATCCAAACGCTGGTTATCTATTATCAATAACCCTCATTTCGTCACTCTACTACGCCAAATTATTCCTAAATCCGAACCTGTTTCTGGTCTATATATTCAAAACCCTGGAGCATTCTTTGTGTATGATTTTGTGCCTTTAGATAACAGAGTAGATCAGAGTAGATATCCATTTAAATTAATTTCCAGGTATGATCGCCGCTTCGGAGTTATAATTCTACAGTCCTGCCATGGGTTACTTTTGTGTGTAGGGTTGCATCACTATTATGTGTACAATCCAACCACTAGTctgtttaaaaagattccatttTGTCCCATTGATAAGGGTACTATAAGAATGGCTTATGATCCTACAAAATCACCTCATTACAAATTGGTGTATGCTAGACATAGAGATTATAATCGTGGTTTAGTCCGTAATAATATTCGAATTTATACTTACTCTTCGGAAACAGGAATTTGGAGTGATTGTGGTGATAGATATTGGTCCAAATCATCTTCAGAAATTTTAAAGCATGGAATATATTGGACTAATGCTATACATTGGGTCGAAGGTTCGAATCATAACAAGTTATGTTTGGAGGATTTAGCTATCACAAGTGTACAAGCACCCGGGGAGAACGGTTGTAATCACAAGTTGTTCGAGTCTCGTGGTTGTTTGCATAGTGTTTGTGTGTGTCCTCATTTTAGTCCTGATCGTGGAGAGTTAAAACAGTTGAACGTGTACGAGATGAGTAATGAGCATTCTGAATGGTTGATCAAGTACATTGTTCATCTTGATGAAGCGAAGAGATCGTTTCCTAAATTTAGGGTTCACCCTCATAAGTTGGTTTCAATTGATGTTTGGTGCATTGCTTTAGGCGAAAGAGAAGAGGATTCATTCATGGTTATTGATTTAGATGGAACAATTATGCAATATAAAATCATGTCAAATACTCTACATAAGCTCCCGTATTCCAAACCATTCCGTTGCTACCATCCGGATAGCTTTCAGTTCATTGCATCCTCTGCAGATGTATGA